A single window of Paenibacillus sp. FSL H8-0537 DNA harbors:
- a CDS encoding FecR domain-containing protein has product MRSFKWLLVWMVVCYAALPAAAWAKDTDKVGKLTAVSGKAEVKKGGGTKSFNAFKGMAITQGDTIKTGSNGKVSMDLDSDKEVTIGANTTLLISELVKSASALGGKTKLTLQNGSVIIQVKKKLTGDSRFEIETPTATMGVMGTKFAVSYEQDNSYVGVLEGVVNVTGEDGERIAALLANEQIELNQAGEGAKGPLVLGDLPLVALEKLLEELEQAADTEANAALKQQISELVKQKQADLEKAEEAAGQPYSKPTIVYGQPASSVPASSGGNSGSGSGGSTPTPTPAVTPTPEATPTPTATATPDVTPTPVPTETPTPTPVVYEGAPEADTSAFYSNLYHYFINSTTIVIPFTTPLAFNEQEDDPNRTLLDGVIFAINDPEFFWEARSATIDGKNLVIQLSNELPLNSRLYISVRGDYLKNAQTGEVQADFTELGRDGNDIDFKPALNQTDLRYVQNLTETTDLDDIFVYHLGYSNATMTMTLASAEGPVAFDSEVAYYTQMSGENHFTFTINNQWLETLDAAAAPYTLSVKLDLEGEEIADLNMNIMVEDSRDLPYFDEEAFDSDRDLYIKNDHTFVLPFTTAIIYNEQAFPNQGLVQQVEFRLYDEQGDRSRRLPIEYVEISGKELSIYLAEAVPRGTRILVTIAGNSLKNPEKDKVQPNMLKTTERTFFNVSWSPGYVKHIKDSSMPNPPVTRINTMGDDLGEVRIYGGSEIGSRIVDAADYTIEQEPGRGPTITLTEAFYNRLDVGSHFVEVLIMQNGKEVSSALIEILILPARILG; this is encoded by the coding sequence ATGAGAAGCTTCAAATGGCTGCTTGTATGGATGGTTGTGTGTTATGCAGCACTGCCTGCAGCGGCATGGGCGAAGGATACCGATAAAGTCGGCAAGCTGACGGCTGTTTCGGGCAAAGCCGAGGTGAAGAAGGGCGGCGGCACAAAAAGCTTCAATGCGTTTAAGGGCATGGCTATTACGCAGGGGGATACGATCAAGACGGGAAGCAATGGCAAAGTCAGCATGGACCTCGACAGCGACAAGGAAGTGACGATTGGAGCGAACACGACGCTGCTCATCAGTGAGCTGGTCAAAAGCGCCAGCGCGCTTGGCGGCAAGACGAAGCTGACGCTCCAGAATGGTTCAGTCATTATTCAGGTGAAGAAGAAGCTCACCGGCGATTCCCGCTTTGAAATCGAGACGCCGACAGCGACAATGGGCGTTATGGGCACTAAATTCGCTGTTTCGTATGAGCAGGACAACAGCTATGTCGGCGTGCTCGAAGGTGTCGTAAACGTCACCGGAGAGGATGGCGAGCGAATCGCGGCGCTTTTGGCGAATGAGCAGATCGAGCTGAATCAAGCAGGCGAAGGCGCGAAAGGGCCGCTTGTGCTGGGCGATCTGCCGCTCGTTGCGCTGGAGAAGCTGCTGGAGGAGCTGGAGCAGGCTGCTGATACGGAAGCCAATGCGGCGCTCAAGCAGCAAATAAGCGAGCTCGTGAAGCAAAAACAGGCGGATCTGGAGAAGGCGGAAGAAGCGGCAGGGCAGCCTTACAGCAAACCGACTATTGTATATGGTCAGCCCGCTTCTAGTGTGCCCGCGAGCAGTGGAGGAAACAGTGGTTCTGGTTCGGGCGGAAGCACGCCAACGCCGACACCTGCCGTGACACCAACACCAGAAGCCACACCAACGCCTACTGCTACGGCAACACCAGATGTGACGCCAACACCAGTGCCGACGGAAACCCCGACACCGACACCAGTCGTGTATGAAGGGGCGCCAGAGGCAGATACGTCTGCTTTTTACAGCAATCTATATCATTATTTTATAAATAGCACGACGATCGTTATTCCTTTCACGACGCCGCTTGCCTTCAATGAGCAGGAGGATGATCCGAATCGGACGCTTTTGGACGGCGTAATATTTGCAATCAATGATCCGGAGTTTTTCTGGGAAGCCCGAAGTGCAACGATAGACGGCAAAAATTTGGTTATCCAATTATCCAATGAGCTTCCGCTCAATTCCAGACTGTATATATCTGTACGTGGCGATTATTTGAAAAATGCTCAAACAGGTGAAGTGCAGGCGGACTTTACCGAGCTTGGTCGGGATGGCAATGATATTGATTTTAAGCCAGCGCTTAACCAAACAGACCTTCGTTATGTACAAAACTTGACCGAAACGACTGACTTGGATGATATATTCGTCTATCATCTCGGCTATAGCAATGCCACTATGACAATGACTTTGGCAAGTGCAGAAGGCCCAGTGGCTTTTGATTCCGAGGTGGCGTATTACACTCAAATGAGCGGGGAAAATCATTTCACCTTCACCATTAATAATCAATGGCTCGAAACTTTGGATGCAGCAGCAGCGCCTTATACGTTGTCGGTTAAGCTGGATTTGGAAGGCGAAGAGATTGCAGATTTGAACATGAACATTATGGTGGAGGATTCTCGCGACCTGCCTTATTTTGACGAGGAGGCCTTCGATAGCGATAGAGATCTTTATATTAAAAATGACCATACGTTTGTGCTGCCTTTCACGACAGCGATTATTTACAATGAGCAGGCCTTTCCTAATCAGGGACTCGTACAGCAAGTAGAGTTCAGGCTCTATGACGAGCAAGGAGATCGAAGCAGGAGGCTGCCGATCGAATATGTCGAAATATCAGGCAAGGAGCTGTCGATCTATTTGGCTGAAGCTGTCCCTAGAGGCACGAGGATTTTAGTAACGATTGCCGGAAACAGCTTGAAAAACCCGGAAAAGGACAAAGTTCAGCCGAATATGCTGAAAACGACTGAGCGCACTTTCTTTAACGTATCGTGGAGTCCGGGATATGTAAAGCATATCAAAGATAGCAGCATGCCGAATCCCCCTGTTACTCGAATCAATACGATGGGTGATGACTTAGGGGAGGTGCGAATTTACGGTGGATCGGAGATCGGATCGAGAATCGTGGATGCAGCGGATTATACGATTGAACAGGAGCCGGGCAGAGGTCCGACGATTACGCTAACAGAAGCCTTTTATAATCGCTTGGATGTGGGAAGCCATTTCGTTGAAGTCCTTATTATGCAAAATGGGAAAGAAGTCAGCTCAGCACTCATTGAAATTTTGATTTTGCCGGCACGAATATTGGGCTAA
- a CDS encoding stalk domain-containing protein, which produces MNKKGMLLAFGALLVTSLLPQGGIATAAGAAPGATARAGTAMEWSVAEATAAAVTYELQGLRQPWGLTAAASGEELLVVSSGSHNIGRWNGAAGKISAAAGSGAAGYVDGEAAAAAFRTPSFAATDAKGNVYISDTDNHAIRKFAGGKLTTLAGNGEAGYMDGEQSKARFNSPTGIAVDTEGSVYVADTLNHVIRRITPEGVVSTFAGQAPSGETGDYVDGTAAQARFNEPTGLAFDEAGRLFVADSGNHVIRVIDKGEVATLAGQKTAVDPLTGYRMGGYQNGAAADARFNRPRGLAYADGVLFVADSLNHRVRAVTANGRVVTLAGNNAAGDQIGTAEQTQFNQPSGLFYRSGKLYISDPPNGNVKALAVNPAQLQPVRNAEDLLSGIDLLPAGAAVQLWLDGKQLTSGPAPYTRENKVYLPVRSVFSAWGAELNWHAASKTAKLHKGDWSLSLKPDSKGKVVITRGALYIEASHLESLTSFLAVYDTEYRAAVLDSGQ; this is translated from the coding sequence ATGAACAAAAAAGGAATGCTGCTAGCATTCGGTGCGCTGCTGGTCACATCGCTGCTGCCGCAAGGAGGCATAGCCACGGCCGCTGGGGCAGCCCCGGGCGCAACAGCCAGAGCTGGAACAGCTATGGAATGGTCAGTCGCGGAGGCGACAGCTGCCGCTGTAACCTATGAGCTGCAAGGCTTGAGGCAGCCATGGGGCTTGACGGCAGCAGCGAGCGGGGAGGAGCTGCTTGTCGTGAGTTCGGGCAGCCATAACATCGGCCGCTGGAACGGTGCTGCGGGTAAAATCAGTGCTGCCGCAGGCAGCGGAGCAGCAGGGTATGTGGATGGGGAAGCGGCGGCAGCTGCATTCCGCACGCCTTCTTTTGCTGCTACGGATGCGAAGGGCAATGTGTACATTAGCGATACAGACAACCATGCTATTCGCAAATTTGCGGGTGGCAAGCTGACGACGCTGGCAGGAAACGGAGAAGCTGGCTACATGGATGGCGAGCAGAGCAAGGCGCGTTTTAACTCGCCAACGGGTATTGCGGTTGATACTGAGGGCAGCGTTTATGTGGCCGATACGCTTAATCATGTTATTCGCCGGATTACGCCGGAAGGTGTCGTATCGACATTTGCTGGACAGGCGCCTTCAGGAGAAACAGGTGATTATGTAGATGGGACGGCAGCGCAGGCGCGGTTTAATGAGCCTACAGGGCTTGCTTTTGACGAAGCGGGGCGCCTTTTTGTTGCAGATAGTGGAAATCATGTCATTAGGGTAATAGATAAAGGAGAGGTCGCGACGCTTGCGGGGCAAAAGACAGCAGTCGATCCTTTGACCGGCTATCGGATGGGAGGCTATCAAAACGGAGCTGCTGCTGATGCACGCTTCAATCGCCCGCGTGGGCTTGCTTATGCAGATGGCGTCCTGTTCGTGGCGGACAGTCTCAATCACCGGGTTCGCGCTGTGACGGCGAACGGCCGAGTGGTAACACTGGCTGGAAACAATGCGGCTGGCGACCAGATCGGCACAGCTGAGCAGACGCAGTTCAATCAGCCTTCGGGGCTGTTTTACCGCTCAGGAAAGCTGTATATTTCCGATCCGCCGAATGGCAATGTGAAGGCGCTAGCGGTTAATCCGGCTCAATTGCAGCCTGTGCGAAATGCGGAGGATCTATTGTCTGGCATTGATTTGTTGCCTGCGGGCGCAGCTGTACAGCTGTGGCTGGACGGCAAGCAGCTGACGAGCGGTCCTGCACCTTACACGCGCGAGAATAAGGTGTATCTCCCGGTGCGAAGCGTATTTTCAGCATGGGGCGCTGAGCTGAATTGGCATGCCGCATCGAAAACCGCCAAGCTGCATAAAGGCGATTGGTCACTGAGCCTTAAGCCGGATTCCAAGGGCAAAGTTGTCATAACGAGAGGCGCGCTTTATATCGAGGCCAGCCACTTGGAGAGCTTAACTTCATTCCTTGCCGTCTATGACACCGAATATCGCGCTGCTGTCCTAGACAGCGGGCAATAA
- a CDS encoding phytoene/squalene synthase family protein yields the protein MTMLQQTSRTFYIPISRLEPGLKEAVAAAYLCMRAIDEIEDHNDISDQLKVKLLVGMEEAFQSPDVTAATQKLLSPYDDVLPAVSMRVNEWAELCPSTVAHTIYRYIAMMSKQMAEWVEKGWHIHTEEDLDRYTYSVAGMVGEMLSEIWLWFDGTKSDTVKAVAFGRGLQAVNILRNRDEDLERGVDFYPDGWGPKEMLAYTRRNLKVADAYIADLKKGPALSFCKIPLTLAHATVNLIAAGGNKLTRDAVLKLVNRLN from the coding sequence ATGACCATGCTGCAGCAAACAAGCCGGACTTTTTATATTCCTATCAGTCGTCTCGAGCCCGGCTTGAAGGAAGCTGTAGCAGCTGCATATCTGTGTATGCGGGCTATTGATGAAATAGAGGATCATAACGACATCTCAGACCAATTGAAAGTCAAGCTGCTCGTCGGAATGGAAGAAGCTTTCCAGTCTCCTGACGTGACAGCCGCCACACAGAAGCTATTGTCCCCTTATGACGATGTATTGCCAGCTGTATCGATGCGGGTAAATGAATGGGCGGAGCTGTGTCCGTCGACTGTTGCCCACACCATCTATCGCTATATCGCGATGATGTCGAAGCAAATGGCAGAATGGGTGGAGAAAGGCTGGCATATCCATACGGAGGAGGATCTCGACCGTTATACATACAGCGTAGCTGGAATGGTAGGCGAGATGCTGTCGGAAATCTGGTTATGGTTTGATGGAACGAAGTCGGATACGGTGAAGGCGGTCGCTTTTGGCCGTGGGCTGCAAGCCGTCAATATTCTTCGCAACCGCGATGAGGATTTGGAACGGGGCGTGGACTTTTACCCGGATGGCTGGGGGCCTAAGGAAATGCTGGCGTATACGCGCCGCAATCTGAAGGTAGCGGATGCTTATATCGCGGATCTGAAGAAGGGTCCTGCGCTTAGCTTCTGTAAAATCCCGCTCACGCTGGCTCATGCTACCGTGAACCTCATTGCTGCTGGGGGCAACAAGCTCACGCGCGATGCGGTGCTTAAGCTGGTTAACCGATTGAACTAG
- a CDS encoding Lrp/AsnC family transcriptional regulator, with amino-acid sequence MLDHTDKRIIEELSKNGRISMKELGQLVHLTGQAAANRVSRLEEEGFIEGYTIRFNQEKAGLAVHAFIHVYIRGLYHGPYLAFVQQQTVILHHYKTSGETCYMMECRFPSNAALDQFLTDLNEHANYKLSIVINQTL; translated from the coding sequence ATGCTGGATCATACGGATAAACGCATTATTGAAGAGCTGTCGAAAAATGGCCGTATCTCGATGAAGGAGCTTGGCCAGCTCGTTCATTTGACCGGTCAGGCCGCTGCAAATCGTGTCAGCCGGCTGGAGGAGGAGGGATTTATCGAGGGATATACGATTCGTTTCAATCAGGAGAAGGCTGGACTTGCTGTCCATGCTTTCATCCACGTTTACATACGCGGGCTGTATCATGGGCCTTATTTGGCATTTGTACAGCAGCAGACGGTCATCCTCCATCATTACAAAACGAGCGGGGAAACCTGCTACATGATGGAATGCCGCTTTCCATCCAATGCCGCGCTCGACCAGTTTCTCACTGACCTGAACGAGCATGCCAATTACAAGCTGTCGATTGTGATTAATCAGACGCTTTAA
- a CDS encoding MBL fold metallo-hydrolase: protein MQITQVRNATLKINYGGLSFLIDPFLAPKGTYPPIPNTANQEQSNPTVELPFPAEQLLPVDAVIVTHLHIDHFDQAAIELLPKDILIFAQNEQDAEAIREKGFEQVQLFTPSAQLGEVSLSRTYGRHGTGEIGEQMGEVSGIVFQHTQEQTLYVAGDTIWCEETGAAIDSYEPSVIVVNGGAARFLQGDPILMTKEDIYATHLAAPQAVILSSHMEAVNHCMLSRADLREYAASKGLSGVILAPEDGETITR, encoded by the coding sequence ATGCAAATTACCCAAGTCCGCAATGCAACTTTGAAAATAAACTACGGTGGCCTGAGCTTTTTGATCGATCCTTTTTTGGCGCCAAAGGGCACTTATCCGCCGATCCCCAATACAGCTAACCAGGAGCAGTCTAATCCGACAGTCGAGCTGCCCTTTCCAGCAGAGCAGCTGCTCCCTGTAGATGCGGTCATTGTCACGCATTTGCATATTGATCATTTTGATCAGGCGGCGATTGAGCTGCTGCCGAAGGATATACTGATTTTTGCCCAAAATGAGCAGGATGCGGAAGCCATTCGTGAAAAAGGCTTTGAGCAGGTACAGCTGTTTACGCCATCGGCGCAGCTTGGGGAAGTGAGCCTCAGCCGAACCTATGGACGGCACGGAACAGGGGAAATCGGCGAGCAAATGGGCGAGGTGTCGGGGATTGTTTTTCAGCATACGCAGGAACAGACGCTTTATGTGGCTGGCGATACGATTTGGTGCGAGGAGACGGGGGCGGCAATCGATAGCTATGAGCCGTCGGTCATCGTCGTAAATGGAGGCGCGGCCCGCTTTTTGCAAGGCGATCCAATCCTTATGACGAAGGAAGATATTTATGCCACGCATCTTGCGGCGCCGCAGGCGGTCATCCTCTCCTCCCATATGGAGGCGGTCAATCATTGCATGCTGTCTAGAGCTGATTTGCGCGAATATGCAGCCAGCAAAGGGCTCAGCGGCGTAATCCTTGCGCCAGAGGACGGCGAGACGATTACGAGATAA
- a CDS encoding DUF1304 domain-containing protein, producing the protein MLAAIFVGLVAAEHLYILVMEMFLWTKPRTRKTFNTTPEFAQQTKSLAANQGLYNGFLAAGLVWGLVHPNADFGYQIQLFFLICVLVAALYGGLTTKRSILVMQGLPALITLLLVLFT; encoded by the coding sequence ATGTTAGCTGCAATATTCGTCGGCCTTGTGGCTGCCGAGCATTTGTACATATTGGTTATGGAAATGTTCCTGTGGACGAAACCTCGGACGCGCAAAACATTCAACACTACGCCAGAGTTTGCCCAGCAAACCAAGTCGCTCGCCGCCAATCAAGGATTATACAACGGTTTTCTGGCCGCTGGCCTTGTCTGGGGCCTTGTGCATCCGAATGCCGATTTCGGCTATCAAATTCAGCTGTTTTTCCTCATTTGCGTGCTCGTTGCTGCTTTGTACGGCGGCCTCACTACCAAGCGCTCCATCTTGGTTATGCAGGGTCTGCCTGCGCTAATTACGCTGCTGCTTGTACTGTTTACGTAG
- a CDS encoding helix-turn-helix domain-containing protein translates to MDHTYEIIQTDHELPLHIFFHNVRYVPNHWHDSMELLFVLKGKAIIAVQGKPFVLNEEDIILINSNDIHTIQSEQENLLLALQIPDSFLREQGVDTEQTAFECNSCLHDQGDQQKFIEVRTLLSTIMWNFNKAGYGYEIKVRSLLLELIYLLLRKFRSTQETREYPFNRRTMARLLHLNEYIQEHYNRPLTLNELAERENFSVSYLSSFFQKSMGVTFRTYITRIRLEHAVKAMLTTQEPIIKIALDSGFPNLKAFHKAFKAVYQMTPTEYRGHRGQPSPEAELSEPSSDNYLAFDRENAYTSLFKYLPTEANAGTIVAADQGSICRSIQIRASGSGRTLKHTWRNLCTIGKAKEALFAPVQQHLRMVQHAIGFQYIRFHGIFDDEMMVARLGPDGKPVFSFGYVDQVVDFFRSIGLRPFFELGFMPGDFADQSKFFFHKKSYMSMPKEMGHWTALLEAFMQHLLNRYGSAEVSSWRFEFWNEPDGGLFWPGSFNQFLELYEASFKAIKQVFPQAQIGGPCVQGDTLVYRGRWMERYLAYCTESECLPDFLTIHMYPFEYRIEETEDNDEVQMSDFSYAGEDYVAEMLGKVKRKLLELGWSGSELHVTEWNATPHHRELTNDTCFKAAYIAKNIVETFDEISSLGYWTVTDLLEELPLPQETFHGGLGMITNNGLKKAAFYAYELLAKLGSKLLDRGDGYCLTMSKDGTYQLLLFHYAHFDQMYLKNDISGIQPHNRYAVFNHNDQLELTIQLVGLEPGAYRIHQHTINRESGSSYDEWLRMGAPAGLMQPDIDYLNQCSVPKQYMCTEMAGDALTLKFLLAPHEVRLLELKREWKPA, encoded by the coding sequence ATGGATCATACTTATGAAATCATTCAGACGGATCATGAGCTTCCGCTGCATATATTTTTTCATAACGTCAGATATGTTCCAAATCATTGGCATGATAGCATGGAGCTTCTGTTTGTGCTGAAGGGAAAGGCGATTATTGCTGTACAGGGCAAGCCATTCGTGCTTAATGAAGAGGATATTATCCTTATTAATAGCAATGATATTCACACGATTCAATCGGAGCAGGAAAATCTGCTGCTTGCGCTGCAAATTCCCGATTCCTTTCTGCGCGAGCAGGGGGTAGACACGGAGCAGACCGCCTTTGAGTGCAATTCCTGCTTGCATGATCAAGGCGATCAGCAGAAGTTCATTGAAGTTCGCACGCTGCTGTCCACCATTATGTGGAATTTTAATAAAGCTGGATATGGCTATGAAATTAAAGTCCGCTCCCTGCTGCTGGAGCTGATTTATTTGCTGCTGCGCAAATTCAGAAGTACGCAGGAAACGCGGGAATATCCCTTTAATCGCCGCACGATGGCAAGGCTTCTTCATTTGAATGAATATATTCAGGAGCATTACAATCGTCCGCTGACTCTTAATGAGCTTGCTGAGCGCGAAAATTTTTCAGTCTCCTATTTATCCAGCTTTTTTCAGAAAAGCATGGGTGTGACCTTCCGTACCTATATTACGCGTATTCGGCTGGAGCATGCGGTCAAAGCGATGCTGACGACACAGGAGCCGATCATCAAAATCGCGCTGGATAGCGGTTTTCCCAATTTGAAAGCTTTTCACAAGGCGTTCAAAGCGGTTTACCAGATGACGCCCACGGAATATCGCGGCCATCGCGGGCAGCCTTCCCCGGAGGCGGAATTGTCCGAGCCTTCCAGCGACAATTACTTGGCTTTTGACCGGGAAAATGCCTACACCAGCTTGTTTAAATATTTGCCAACAGAAGCGAATGCTGGAACGATCGTCGCTGCTGATCAAGGCTCCATCTGCCGGTCCATACAAATCCGCGCCTCTGGCAGCGGCCGGACGCTCAAGCACACTTGGCGCAACCTATGTACAATCGGCAAGGCAAAGGAAGCGTTGTTTGCTCCCGTTCAACAGCATTTGCGGATGGTGCAGCATGCCATTGGCTTTCAATACATTCGCTTCCATGGCATCTTCGATGACGAAATGATGGTGGCGCGGCTGGGGCCAGACGGCAAGCCTGTATTCAGCTTTGGCTATGTGGATCAGGTGGTTGATTTTTTCAGGAGCATCGGGCTTCGCCCCTTCTTCGAGCTTGGTTTTATGCCGGGCGATTTTGCAGACCAGTCAAAGTTTTTCTTCCATAAAAAAAGCTATATGAGCATGCCTAAGGAGATGGGGCATTGGACCGCGCTGCTGGAAGCCTTCATGCAGCATCTCTTAAATCGTTATGGCAGCGCAGAGGTGAGCAGCTGGCGTTTTGAGTTTTGGAATGAGCCGGATGGCGGATTGTTCTGGCCGGGCTCATTCAACCAATTTCTGGAGCTGTATGAAGCGAGCTTTAAGGCGATTAAACAGGTGTTTCCGCAGGCGCAAATCGGTGGTCCCTGCGTGCAGGGCGATACGCTCGTATATCGGGGCCGCTGGATGGAACGGTATTTGGCCTATTGTACCGAGAGCGAATGCCTGCCAGATTTTCTGACGATCCATATGTATCCGTTCGAATATAGGATTGAAGAAACCGAGGATAATGATGAAGTCCAGATGAGCGATTTCAGCTACGCGGGCGAAGATTATGTTGCCGAGATGCTCGGCAAGGTGAAGCGCAAGCTGCTGGAGCTTGGCTGGTCAGGCTCCGAGCTGCATGTGACGGAATGGAATGCCACACCCCATCATCGGGAACTGACGAATGATACTTGCTTCAAAGCAGCATACATTGCCAAAAACATAGTGGAAACGTTCGACGAGATAAGCAGTCTAGGCTATTGGACGGTAACGGATTTACTGGAGGAGCTGCCGCTGCCGCAGGAGACCTTCCATGGCGGACTCGGGATGATTACAAATAATGGACTCAAAAAAGCGGCCTTCTATGCCTACGAGCTGCTTGCCAAGCTGGGCAGCAAGCTGCTGGACCGCGGCGACGGCTATTGCCTGACGATGTCGAAGGATGGCACGTATCAGCTGCTGCTGTTTCATTACGCCCATTTTGACCAGATGTATCTTAAAAATGATATTTCAGGCATTCAGCCGCATAATCGATATGCGGTATTTAATCATAACGACCAGTTGGAGCTGACCATACAGCTCGTGGGGTTGGAGCCGGGGGCTTACCGCATTCACCAGCATACCATTAACCGGGAATCGGGCAGCTCTTATGATGAATGGCTGCGGATGGGTGCGCCCGCAGGGCTGATGCAACCCGATATTGACTATTTGAACCAGTGCAGTGTGCCGAAGCAGTATATGTGTACCGAGATGGCAGGGGATGCTTTGACGCTGAAATTTCTTCTTGCACCTCATGAGGTGAGGCTGCTTGAGCTCAAGCGAGAATGGAAGCCAGCCTAA